The Clostridioides difficile genome has a segment encoding these proteins:
- a CDS encoding ABC transporter permease, with the protein MKTPFKYLIKRILMTIPILIGITFLGFILGVIAPGDPAVEYLSMDGISAPTDEEIERVREELGLNDNIIVQYVNWTKKAMTGDLGLSYIKKTSITEEILRRLPITFSLSLMAMFFVIVLSIPLAIIMALKKDSAIDKVGTFVSLLMTSIPGFWLAIIMLSIFCENLRWLPTSGYGTIKHLIMPGFVLAAGTIGTVARLNRATLIESIGQNYITVAKAKGLPNKIVIFKYAFLNSLMPIVTVLGNYFGAILGGSTVVEVIFSIPGMGSYVIQGIMSRDYPVVQGYVLFTGIIFIVFNLIVDICYLFLNPKMRVGGK; encoded by the coding sequence GTGAAAACACCATTTAAATATTTAATTAAAAGAATATTGATGACTATCCCTATTTTGATAGGAATAACTTTTCTAGGATTTATATTAGGTGTTATAGCACCTGGTGACCCAGCAGTTGAATATTTAAGCATGGATGGTATTTCTGCTCCTACAGATGAAGAAATAGAAAGAGTTAGAGAAGAATTAGGGTTAAATGATAATATTATAGTCCAGTATGTTAATTGGACTAAAAAAGCTATGACTGGAGATTTAGGACTTTCCTATATCAAAAAGACATCTATCACAGAAGAGATATTAAGAAGGTTACCAATAACCTTCTCTTTATCTTTAATGGCTATGTTTTTTGTTATAGTGTTATCTATACCACTAGCTATAATAATGGCTTTAAAAAAGGATTCAGCGATAGATAAGGTTGGAACTTTTGTATCCTTACTTATGACATCTATTCCAGGATTTTGGTTAGCTATTATTATGTTAAGTATATTTTGTGAGAATCTTAGGTGGCTACCTACAAGTGGGTATGGTACAATTAAACATTTAATAATGCCTGGATTTGTTTTAGCAGCGGGAACTATAGGAACTGTAGCAAGGTTAAATAGAGCAACTTTAATAGAAAGTATAGGACAAAACTATATAACAGTGGCAAAAGCTAAGGGGTTGCCAAATAAAATAGTTATTTTTAAGTATGCTTTTTTAAATTCATTAATGCCTATTGTAACTGTTCTGGGAAACTATTTTGGTGCTATTTTAGGAGGCTCCACAGTGGTTGAGGTTATTTTTAGTATTCCAGGCATGGGAAGTTATGTAATACAAGGAATAATGAGTAGGGATTATCCAGTGGTACAAGGATATGTGCTATTTACAGGGATTATATTTATCGTATTTAATTTAATTGTAGACATATGTTACCTATTTCTTAATCCTAAAATGAGGGTGGGAGGTAAATGA
- a CDS encoding ABC transporter permease: MEKFKEMLFIHKLAFLVLIIMILVAIFATELAPYDPNKVQMDDRLMGISREHILGTDTLGRDILSRILYGARVSISLAFLATLLTMLFGSFVGIIAGYCGGIVDTIIQSIVNIFQGLPSLSFMIALAGVLGPGIKSLLIAIVFTSWAGFSRVVRGEVLKVKEEKYVEGARALGASHLYIIFHYIIPNIFAPFIVLFTIRIGKSVLSMASLSFLGLGIQPPQADWGVMINDAKTHFRSYPNLLLAPGFSILLLCCSINLIGDALRDMFDEKSNSLSQYL, from the coding sequence ATGGAGAAATTTAAAGAAATGTTATTTATACATAAACTAGCTTTTTTAGTGCTAATAATTATGATACTTGTTGCAATATTTGCAACAGAGTTAGCTCCATATGACCCTAATAAAGTACAAATGGATGATAGATTAATGGGAATTTCTAGAGAACATATACTTGGTACAGATACTCTAGGGAGAGATATTTTAAGTAGAATATTATATGGAGCCAGAGTATCCATATCTTTAGCTTTTTTAGCAACCTTATTAACAATGCTATTTGGCAGTTTTGTAGGAATAATAGCAGGGTATTGTGGTGGTATAGTAGATACAATAATACAGTCGATTGTAAATATATTTCAAGGTCTTCCAAGTCTTAGCTTTATGATTGCTCTTGCTGGAGTTCTTGGACCAGGTATAAAAAGCTTATTAATTGCAATAGTATTCACTTCCTGGGCTGGCTTTTCAAGAGTAGTCAGAGGAGAAGTATTAAAGGTAAAAGAAGAAAAATATGTTGAAGGAGCAAGAGCATTAGGTGCTAGTCATCTTTATATAATTTTTCATTATATAATTCCAAATATATTTGCTCCCTTTATAGTACTATTTACAATAAGGATAGGTAAAAGTGTACTTTCTATGGCATCACTAAGTTTTTTAGGTCTAGGAATACAACCACCACAAGCAGATTGGGGTGTTATGATAAATGATGCTAAGACTCATTTTAGAAGCTATCCAAATCTATTATTGGCACCTGGTTTTAGTATATTATTATTGTGTTGCAGTATAAATTTAATTGGAGATGCACTAAGGGATATGTTTGATGAAAAAAGCAACTCTTTAAGCCAATATCTTTAG
- a CDS encoding ABC transporter ATP-binding protein — protein sequence MNRDISIKDLKIHFNTKEGKVRAVDGVSRTFQSGKITGIIGETGSGKSVLGLGLLNLVSNNSTVSGSVLYEEKDLLKIKEKEIREIRGKKIALIPQNPSSSFNPILKIGSHMNELFYYHGKEKKNSCKSKSLEILKKFFFSNSELVYNSYGFQLSGGMSQRALAAIGTALKPNWIIADEPTKGLDAIIRKQVYEVFYDLRNNMGVSMILITHDLMLAKKLCDEVVVMYAGKIIEEGPKNSIFNSPLHPYTRGLIDSQPNKKLIPIEGVAPSLTNLPKGCRFSPRCKVAKKTCIDYEPRLFDVNGSKVRCFLYDKSL from the coding sequence ATGAATAGAGATATAAGTATAAAAGATTTAAAAATTCATTTTAATACTAAAGAAGGAAAAGTAAGAGCTGTAGATGGAGTATCTAGAACCTTTCAAAGTGGCAAAATTACAGGAATTATTGGAGAAACTGGAAGTGGAAAATCGGTACTAGGATTAGGGCTTTTGAACCTTGTATCTAATAATTCAACTGTTTCAGGCAGTGTTTTATATGAAGAAAAAGATTTGCTAAAAATTAAAGAAAAGGAAATTAGAGAAATCAGAGGTAAAAAAATAGCATTAATACCACAAAATCCATCAAGTTCTTTTAATCCAATATTAAAAATAGGAAGTCATATGAATGAACTTTTTTATTATCATGGAAAAGAAAAAAAGAATTCTTGTAAGAGTAAAAGTTTAGAGATATTAAAAAAATTCTTTTTCTCAAATAGTGAGTTGGTTTATAATTCGTATGGATTTCAGCTAAGTGGAGGTATGAGTCAAAGAGCATTGGCAGCCATAGGGACAGCACTAAAACCTAACTGGATAATTGCAGATGAACCAACTAAAGGATTGGATGCAATAATAAGAAAGCAAGTATATGAAGTATTTTATGATTTAAGAAATAATATGGGTGTTAGTATGATACTTATAACTCATGATTTAATGCTGGCTAAAAAGCTTTGTGATGAGGTTGTAGTTATGTATGCAGGTAAAATCATAGAAGAGGGGCCTAAAAATAGTATATTTAATAGCCCACTACATCCTTATACAAGAGGTTTAATTGACTCACAGCCAAATAAAAAATTAATACCTATTGAAGGAGTAGCACCAAGTTTAACAAATTTACCAAAAGGATGTAGATTTTCTCCAAGATGCAAGGTTGCAAAAAAAACATGTATTGATTATGAACCAAGGCTATTTGATGTTAATGGTTCAAAGGTGAGGTGTTTTCTTTATGATAAGAGTTTGTAA
- a CDS encoding ATP-binding cassette domain-containing protein, translating into MIRVCNLYKEFKSGIINKKIVKAVDDVSFEIKEGKTLGLVGESGCGKSTLSRLILRLIKSDGGKIYFNGRDISNYDFSQMRDLRKEMQIIFQHPDSALSPKKTIYGSLVEPLKIHKLYEKNKAREYISEYLSFVGLSEEILNRYPHQVSGGQIQRVALARVLLLNPKFIILDEPTSMLDVSVQAQVIQVLKKAQKQFNITYLFISHDIDLVKEVSDDVAVMLNGKIVETIKAKELYKSAKHAYTKELIENFTNF; encoded by the coding sequence ATGATAAGAGTTTGTAACCTTTATAAGGAGTTTAAAAGCGGAATAATCAATAAAAAGATAGTCAAGGCGGTAGATGATGTATCGTTTGAAATAAAAGAGGGAAAAACCCTAGGTCTTGTAGGAGAAAGTGGATGCGGAAAATCAACATTATCAAGGCTTATTTTAAGACTTATTAAATCTGATGGAGGTAAAATTTATTTTAATGGTAGAGATATCAGTAATTATGACTTTTCTCAAATGAGAGATTTAAGAAAAGAGATGCAGATAATATTTCAACATCCAGATTCGGCTCTAAGCCCTAAAAAAACCATATATGGGAGCCTTGTTGAGCCATTAAAAATTCATAAACTCTATGAAAAGAATAAAGCAAGAGAATACATAAGTGAATATTTAAGTTTTGTTGGGCTTAGTGAGGAAATTTTAAATAGATACCCACATCAAGTAAGTGGAGGACAAATACAAAGAGTTGCTTTAGCTAGAGTGCTTTTATTAAATCCTAAATTTATAATATTAGATGAACCTACATCAATGCTGGATGTATCTGTACAAGCTCAAGTTATACAGGTTTTGAAGAAAGCTCAAAAACAGTTTAATATAACCTATTTATTTATATCTCATGATATAGATTTGGTAAAAGAAGTTAGTGATGATGTTGCGGTCATGTTAAATGGCAAGATAGTTGAAACTATAAAGGCTAAGGAGTTGTATAAAAGTGCAAAGCATGCTTATACAAAAGAGCTTATTGAGAATTTTACTAATTTTTAA
- a CDS encoding class I SAM-dependent methyltransferase — MYYKDMDFEEKWHEYIEGKEGYARERAFDDEAERIFFKKLSHKYDDNPTLYDYSKEVFDFIDELIAGGKNLIEIGAGTGKFTIPLSKKCKGVIASDFSIDMLNVLEGNIREHNITNIDTVQGKWEEINVEHSDYILSVNSLYRIWDIKDALSKMDRLAKEKVIIVRTIQKPLFNDLYMDLGDKDRTCPDYIYIPNILHSLNICADIKFIDVENEIEFDSIEEIHLKIEIELNKKINFNNMLDKYIDNMIEKRENKYIFKHKTKVVIIYWNSIS; from the coding sequence ATGTATTATAAAGACATGGATTTTGAGGAAAAATGGCATGAATATATTGAAGGTAAAGAAGGATATGCAAGAGAAAGAGCTTTTGATGATGAAGCAGAAAGAATATTTTTTAAAAAATTATCTCATAAATATGATGATAATCCAACACTTTATGATTATTCAAAAGAAGTATTCGATTTTATAGATGAGTTAATAGCTGGAGGAAAAAATCTTATAGAAATTGGTGCAGGTACTGGAAAATTTACTATACCACTTTCTAAGAAATGTAAGGGTGTAATTGCTAGTGATTTTTCAATAGATATGCTTAATGTGCTTGAAGGAAATATTAGAGAGCATAATATAACTAATATAGACACAGTACAAGGAAAATGGGAAGAGATTAATGTTGAGCATAGTGATTATATTTTATCTGTGAATTCTCTTTATCGAATTTGGGATATTAAAGATGCTTTGAGTAAGATGGATAGGTTAGCTAAAGAAAAAGTGATTATAGTGAGAACTATTCAGAAACCATTATTTAATGATTTGTATATGGATTTAGGTGATAAAGATAGAACTTGTCCAGATTATATATACATTCCAAATATACTACATTCTTTAAATATATGTGCAGATATAAAATTTATTGACGTGGAAAATGAAATTGAATTTGACAGTATAGAGGAGATACATTTAAAAATAGAAATAGAATTAAATAAAAAGATTAACTTTAACAACATGCTAGATAAGTATATAGACAATATGATAGAAAAAAGAGAAAACAAATATATTTTTAAGCATAAAACTAAAGTTGTAATTATATACTGGAATAGTATAAGCTAG